In Seonamhaeicola sp. S2-3, the genomic window ATAGATACTTGGACATATTTGAGGGCACGAAGTTAAAACAGGAAAGTTTGTAGCAATTTAGCTAGATAATCTAGAAAACATTTGGTTCTAATAGAGCCCTAACTTAACTCATATTTAAAAAAGTGTAAATTGTAGTAACTAGTTAGATTAAAATATGATTTGTATCCTTATAATAATAAAGACAAACAAATTTTATCTTTTAATAGTTCTTTTGTGATTTAGTGTACAATTAGGTTAACATATGAAATAATTCCTGTTAATTTTCTAGTGTTTATAATACATGGCAGAGTATAGATTTAATCCTGCCACCCCGACAAACCTAGTAATAGGAAAAATCAAAACACTGTTAATCGTATGATTATCAGTGTTTTTTTGTTTTTAGGTGTTTTGTTTATTTCCAAATAAAGGCATTTAAAACCATTAAAAAAGTGAACAAATCTTTGAACACTTTTTAATCTGAATTTTCATAATTTTAGAGGACTATTTAGAAGCGATTTGACTTTTGTCTTCACTTACCTATTTTTACTTTCTTCGTTATATCAATTATTATCGTAACTAACAGATTAGTTCTAGAAACAAAAGGGAAATGAAAGGTATTTGGCAGTAGTTTGTTATGTGTTTTAAACTGTATTTTCTTAAAAGGGGATATTTTGCAATACTAAATAGTCTAAAAACATAAACGTAAGTAATTTTTTCTTGCAAATATAGTGTGCTATGACATCGATATTAAGTGGAATCTTCAAAAGTAGTTTAAAAAAAAGCTTTTTAAGTTTGAGAAAACATTCAAAGAAAAATAAAGAAAATATTGTATTTTGTATGGATTTGTTAGAGGTTACGTGTAGATAAATATATTAAAATAGTTGCTTATTTTGATATTTCTGATAAAATCAAAAAAGTATTAGTATCACCAAATTGCATTAATTTGTCTAGTAACTTTTGTAAGCATAATTGATTTTTTACAACAACTTTTAAATGAATATTTTGATTTCCTGTAATACGATGCGCTACTGTAATTTCAGGAAATTCATGAACTTTATTAATAACATATTTCAATTTTCCAGGAAAAACTTTTAGTAAAATAAAGGCTTCTAAATCATACCCTATTAATTTATTATTTATTTGTATATCATATTTTTTAATAACACCTTCTTCTTCTAATTTTTGTACACGTTCTCTCACTGAAGATGGAGATAAATTTATTTTTCTTCCAAGATCTGCAAATGATAAACGGGAATTTTCTTTTAAAATATCTAATAATTTTTTATCTGTGTTGTCAACCATTGAATCGTTATTTTTTTGTTATTTTTTTGTTTTATTAACGGTAAATATATTAAAAATAACATTTAATCAATTTTAAAACGTTTGTTTGTGGTTGTATTTTTGAATTATTAATAATATAATCTATTTAATTGTTGAAAATACGCAATAAATTAGGTTTAGTGATATGAATTGTAAGCTAAATACAAATAAATGATTAAGAATTTGATAAAAAAAACATTAGATGAAAAGTTTAAGGCGCTTGAAGCAGAGAATGCTCCAGGTCAAGAAGTAAGACAGGACTTAAGTCAACTTGATAATATAATGAAAGGTAGGAAGTTAGAAGGAGTGTCTGTTGATTTTTCTCATGGAGATATTGACGCATTTCCTCCTACTCCAAATTCAGAAAAGTATTGGGAAGAGGGGTTTAGTCGAGGAGCTTCACAGGCTTATACTGAATACCGAGGTGCTTTGGATATAAGAAAAACTTTAGCAAAACGTCTTGGGGATTTTACAAAAAAGCCTGTCTTGGCAGATAGTGAATTAATTTTAACACCAGGAACTCAAGGTGCATTGTTTTTGGCTTTAGGGGCAACTGTAGCTACAGGAACTAAAGTAGCGGTTGTAGAACCAGATTACTTTGCTAATAGAAAACTAGTTAAATTTTTTGGAGGTCAAGTCATGCCTATTACGTTGCGTTATTTAGAGTCTAATTCTAATAATGGTCTCGATCTTAATGAGCTTGAAACGGCATTTAAACAAGGTACCACAGTTTTAGTTTTCTCAACACCTAACAACCCTACAGGGTTAGTGTATTCACAAAAAATGATAACAGATATTGCTGTTTTAGCAAACACTTATAATGTAACCGTAATTGTAGATCAATTATATTCTAGAATGCTTTATAGTGGTGAGGTTTATACACACTTACGTTCATGCCAAGTGCAGCCAGAAAACCTTATTACAATAATGGGGCCTTCTAAAACAGAATCTTTGAGTGGTTATCGTTTAGGAGTAGCTTTTGGGACGCCTAGCATAATAGATAGGATGGAACGTTTACAGGCAATTGTTTCTTTAAGAGCGGCAGGTTATAATCAAGCTGTTTTTGAAACTTGGTTTAACGAACCCGACGGATGGTTGGAAAATAGAATTAATCAGCATGAAGCTATACGCGACGAGTTACTTAAAATTTTTAGAAATGCAAACCTTCAAAC contains:
- a CDS encoding Lrp/AsnC family transcriptional regulator, whose protein sequence is MVDNTDKKLLDILKENSRLSFADLGRKINLSPSSVRERVQKLEEEGVIKKYDIQINNKLIGYDLEAFILLKVFPGKLKYVINKVHEFPEITVAHRITGNQNIHLKVVVKNQLCLQKLLDKLMQFGDTNTFLILSEISK
- a CDS encoding pyridoxal phosphate-dependent aminotransferase, whose protein sequence is MIKNLIKKTLDEKFKALEAENAPGQEVRQDLSQLDNIMKGRKLEGVSVDFSHGDIDAFPPTPNSEKYWEEGFSRGASQAYTEYRGALDIRKTLAKRLGDFTKKPVLADSELILTPGTQGALFLALGATVATGTKVAVVEPDYFANRKLVKFFGGQVMPITLRYLESNSNNGLDLNELETAFKQGTTVLVFSTPNNPTGLVYSQKMITDIAVLANTYNVTVIVDQLYSRMLYSGEVYTHLRSCQVQPENLITIMGPSKTESLSGYRLGVAFGTPSIIDRMERLQAIVSLRAAGYNQAVFETWFNEPDGWLENRINQHEAIRDELLKIFRNANLQTATPQAGSYLFPKLPALSVDLNTFVRLLRYQAHVTVTPASEFAPHLKDSIRLNFSQDHDAAIEAAKRIVKMVEIYAL